One segment of Tenrec ecaudatus isolate mTenEca1 chromosome 1, mTenEca1.hap1, whole genome shotgun sequence DNA contains the following:
- the STMND1 gene encoding stathmin domain-containing protein 1, with protein sequence MGCGPSQPVEEKRQFPAPRKGWLEENKADAGQTHPENDCSPQKKAAEPTDTVPGTEEEAQQAQMGSLPGTIPESSPSPSERNGRVPPDLAPNGLISKSQHLESRERQRSSDILEELIVQGIIQSHSKVFRNGESYDVMVNLTEKPLRKPPARLKKLKIKGEVRDFTLKDIEEKMQAAEGRRKTKEEEIRKRLRSERLLPSDQCLDPVEEGGGTAPFAGGPRTVSAAGLEPSDVQGGEPRRRKKSKSEVASRDLKHSYEDMGVVESDMSYNQADDVF encoded by the exons GCTGATGCTGGTCAGACTCACCCAGAGAACGACTGTAGCCCCCAGAAGAAAGCTGCAGAGCCCACGGACACTGTGCCTGGTACAGAAGAGGAGGcccagcaggcccagatggggagTTTACCTGGAACCATTCCAGAAAGCTCCCCATCTCCAAGTGAAAGAAATGGAAGAGTACCTCCAG ATCTAGCACCCAATGGCTTGATCAGTAAATCCCAACACCTGGAGAGTCGAGAGCGGCAAAGGTCCTCAGACATCCTGGAGGAGCTCATTGTTCAAGGAATCATACAAAGCCACAGCAAAGTGTTCAGAAATGGAGAATCATATGATGTCATG GTGAACCTGACTGAGAAGCCTCTGAGAAAGCCACCTGCCAGACTGAAGAAACTTAAGATCAAAGGGGAGGTAAGGGACTTCACCTTGAAGGACATCGAAGAGAAGATGCAGGCAGCAGAGGGGCGCCGGAAG acaaaagaggaagaaataaGGAAACGACTGCGCAGTGAGCGGCTTTTGCCCTCCGACCAATGTTTGGACCCAGTGGAAGAGGGTGGGGGCACCGCTCCCTTTGCCGGGGGACCTCGGACTGTGAGCGCCGCTGGATTGGAGCCATCTGATGTGCAGGGAGGGGAGCcacggaggaggaagaagagcaagAGTGAGGTCGCCTCGAGAGATTTAAAACACAGTTATGAAGATATGGGGGTCGTGGAGTCAGACATGTCCTACAACCAAGCAGATGACGTATTCTAA